CGGGGCATTCTCCAGGGTCACCTGCTCGCCCAGGGCGAAGATCGGCAGGTTGGGCGCCCGCAGCCGGGCCAGGCGGATCAGCTCGGCCATGTTCTGCAGCAGGCGGCTGTTGTCGCCGACGCCCTCGGCGGCGATCAGCATGCAGGCTAGGCCGTGATGGGTGGCAGCCACCAGCCGCGCTTCGGCCTGGTCGGCGGCGGCGAGGATGGCGAAGCCGTCCCGTGCCAGTTCATCGGCGATGCCGCGCACCCGCTCGCCGGCGACGCTGTCGGCCTTGATGGCCCGGTGGACGATGAGGATCGGGAACTGCAGGTCCTTGTACATCGGGCGGCTACCTCTGCGGGTAATTTCCCTCAGGGTAGTCGAGTGTGATGCTGTCATCGCCAGGCCGGCTCACAAGGTGCAGCGCTGGATCCGGTCCCTGTGGGAGCTGGCTTGCCAGCGATGGGCCGGGCCTGCCTTCAAGTCAGCTGGCGGCTGGCTCGGTCAATGCCTGCCACATCGACGGCCCACCCGCCGACTTGGCGATAGCCGCCAAACGCTCGGCATGGGCGTCGAGCTCTTCCGCGCTGGCCAGGATCACCCGCCCCGGCGCACGCCCGACGATTCGGCGGATCTCGCTGCCGGTACCGCCCTGCCCCTCCTCGTCGCCCGCCCCTTCGCCCGCCAGCGACAAGCTGGTCTGGCCACCGGTCATCGCCAGGTAGACGTCGGCCAGCAGTTCCGAGTCGAGCAGTGCGCCGTGCAGCTCACGGCCGGAGTTGTCGATGCCGTAGCGTTTGCACAGGGCATCGAGGCTGTTGCGCTGCCCCGGGTGGCGCGAGCGCGCCATCATCAGGGTGTCGAGGATCGGGCAATGCTGCGAGATGTCGGCGCGATCCTGCTGGCCGATCCGCGCAAACTCGTTGTTGATAAAGCCAACGTCGAACGCGGCGTTGTGGATGACCAGGGTGGCGCCCTGGATGAACTCGAAGAACTCCTCGGCCACATCGCCGAAACGCGGCTTGCCGACCAGGAAGGCATCGGTGATGCCGTGGACGTTGATCGCGCCCTCGTCACTCTCGCGGTCGGGCTGCAGGTAGACATGGAAGTGCCGCCCGGTCAGGCGCCGGCCCACGACCTCGACGCAACCGATCTCGATGATGCGGTGGCCTTCGGCCACCGGCATGCCGGTGGTCTCGGTGTCGAGGATGACGAACCGTTTGTCTTGCTGCTGCTCCACGCGGGGACTCCAACTGGCGGTGCTTGAATTCGGGGTGGGAGTATAACGAAATCGGGGCCGCTTTGCGGCCCATCGCGGCTGAAGCCGCTCCTACAGGAAGCACGCGGATCGGGGTAGGAGCGGCTTCAGCCGCGATGGGCTGCACAGCAGCCCCAATCGGATCAACGCTGAGCGCGAACCTCATCAACCCCACGATTGGCAAGCTGGTCGGCCCGCTCGTTGCCCGGATGGCCGATATGCCCACGGACCCACTTCCAGGTCACCTTGTGCCGGTTGACCTGTTCATCGAGCTGCATCCACAGGTCGGCGTTCTTCACCGGCTCTTTCGCGGCGGTCTTCCAGCCACGCTTCTTCCAGTTGACCATCCACTCGTTGATGCCCTTCATGACGTACTGCGAATCGGTGGTCAGCACCACCTCGCACTCACGCTTGAGCGCCTTCAAGCCCTCGATCGCCGCCATCAGCTCCATGCGGTTGTTGGTGGTCTCGCGCTCGCCACCCCACAGTTCCTTCTCGACGCCCTTGAAAACCATCAGCACGCCCCAGCCGCCCGGGCCAGGGTTGCCCTTGCAGGCACCATCGGTGTAGATCTCGACGCTATCGCTCATGTACCACTCGTGTTCAGTGCTTTTCGGATTCGGGATGGGTGGCACTGCGGTTGACCTTGGCCAGCGGCAGCGGCAGCAGTTTGCCCATCGGCTCGCGGCGCTCCAGGCGCAGCGGCCGCAAGCCCACCACCATCTTGCGCGCCACCAGCAGGTAGACACCGCCGCCGGCGGTTTGCCAGCCTCCGGCTACGCGCTCCCAGCCAGCCATACGCTGTTGCCAGGCCGGCGAGGCAAGCGGCGGACGATAACACCCGAAGCGGCGTTTCTCCAGCGCGAAGCCCAGCAGGTTGAGCCAGTCGCCAACCCGCGACGGCGAGATGCATCGGGCCTTGCGCAAGGCCCCGTTGCTAAAGAAATGGCGTATGCCCCAACTGCTCCACGGGTTGATCCCGATGATCAGCAGGTGGCCACCA
This sequence is a window from Pseudomonas maumuensis. Protein-coding genes within it:
- the dnaQ gene encoding DNA polymerase III subunit epsilon, which translates into the protein MEQQQDKRFVILDTETTGMPVAEGHRIIEIGCVEVVGRRLTGRHFHVYLQPDRESDEGAINVHGITDAFLVGKPRFGDVAEEFFEFIQGATLVIHNAAFDVGFINNEFARIGQQDRADISQHCPILDTLMMARSRHPGQRNSLDALCKRYGIDNSGRELHGALLDSELLADVYLAMTGGQTSLSLAGEGAGDEEGQGGTGSEIRRIVGRAPGRVILASAEELDAHAERLAAIAKSAGGPSMWQALTEPAAS
- the rnhA gene encoding ribonuclease HI, with translation MSDSVEIYTDGACKGNPGPGGWGVLMVFKGVEKELWGGERETTNNRMELMAAIEGLKALKRECEVVLTTDSQYVMKGINEWMVNWKKRGWKTAAKEPVKNADLWMQLDEQVNRHKVTWKWVRGHIGHPGNERADQLANRGVDEVRAQR
- a CDS encoding class I SAM-dependent methyltransferase; the protein is MTDQAFAQADPDWVELIRLARDWFDGPLGQLMLKEEEKLLEEELRRFFGGYLVHYGPCAESPPNAPQVQRNVRLGAPLPGVEIVCEEQAWPLSEHAADVVVLQHGLDFSLSPHGLLREAASSVRPGGHLLIIGINPWSSWGIRHFFSNGALRKARCISPSRVGDWLNLLGFALEKRRFGCYRPPLASPAWQQRMAGWERVAGGWQTAGGGVYLLVARKMVVGLRPLRLERREPMGKLLPLPLAKVNRSATHPESEKH